One Triticum dicoccoides isolate Atlit2015 ecotype Zavitan chromosome 5B, WEW_v2.0, whole genome shotgun sequence genomic window carries:
- the LOC119307920 gene encoding AP-5 complex subunit mu-like, with amino-acid sequence MSGGGCSIRAIWILTPNDAVAFSRRFAVVEKRWRVAWEAEGAGKGAEMPLPADYEVAAAFANRRRREGTARGSGIRTSLSSIGSDSWVDDPITRHIISLQIDKEEGGGFMLWPVVLQKRGSYYVLVLPLVDPQSFNAFESLLKRPDCGSSAKENGNLSSILLNLPCITGAFMVANVIGDIITGDVAEPEVIVSSGPSVGGLLDSLTGSIGITARSKPIAAPVAAPVASVSSPVGAAQSDSLKGGIRPFDKELLRSFIIGAMPFGTPQDLNYGNVSSIRTTGYSADPLPTDQKQPAWKPYLYKGRQRTLFSSLETINAALYDRDDVPDFLSVSGQLTCRAELEGLPDVSLPLTGLKTARVEVSSFHHCVQASEPTGDKQSLLFQPPLGNFVLMHYQAPCNINPPVKGFYQLSMVSENEGAFLFKLRLMEGYKSPFLMEFCMVTMPFPRRRVASYDGNPSVGTVSMTEHLIEWRIVSSGRGLSGRSIEATFSGTVKFHPRTTQRVNSSFRSVVTTAFAEDSDCEEDNAKNGANLDDYLMEKMNKDLQAVDLEEPLSWQAYNYAKVSFKIVGGTLSGLIIDPRSVTVYPSVKAPVEYSMQASSGDYILWNTLGKCPSAALPKEL; translated from the exons ATGTCCGGCGGTGGGTGCAGCATCCGCGCAATCTGGATCCTCACGCCAAACGACGCGGTTGCCTTCTCCAG GCGGTTTGCAGTGGTGGAGAAGCGGTGGCGGGTCGCGTGGGAGGCGGAGGGGGCGGGGAAGGGCGCGGAGATGCCGCTGCCGGCGGACTACGAGGTCGCCGCCGCGTTTGCCAACCGCCGGAGAAG GGAAGGCACGGCCCGTGGCTCTGGTATCCGCACAAGCTTATCATCTATTGGATCGGATTCCTGGGTCGATGATCCAATCACTCGTCACATTATATCCCTTCAGATTGACAAAGAGGAAGGGGGTGGGTTTATGCTGTGGCCAGTAGTTCTTCAGAAACGTGGAAGCTATTATGTCCTTGTGCTGCCTCTGGTGGATCCTCAGTCATTTAATGCGTTTGAGAGCCTACTGAAAAGACCTGATTGCGGGAGTTCAGCAAAAGAGAATGGCAATCTTTCTTCCATTCTGCTCAATCTTCCGTGCATAACAGG GGCCTTTATGGTTGCGAATGTTATTGGCGACATAATTACTGGTGATGTTGCTGAACCAGAGGTGATCGTTAGTTCAGGCCCCTCTGTTGGTGGACTGTTAGATTCATTGACTGGAAGCATAGGCATTACAGCCCGGTCAAAACCTATCGCTGCGCCTGTTGCAGCCCCAGTTGCATCAGTTTCCTCGCCTGTAGGTGCTGCTCAGTCAGACTCTTTAAAAGGTGGTATAAGACCTTTTGACAAGGAATTACTACGAAGCTTCATCATTGGTGCCATGCCTTTTG GCACACCTCAGGATCTTAATTATGGCAATGTTTCTTCGATTAGAACAACTGGGTATTCAGCTGATCCTCTTCCGACAGACCAGAAGCAACCTGCCTGGAAACCTTACCTATATAAAGGGAGGCAACGGACTCTCTTTTCTAGCCTGGAGACTATAAACGCTGCACTATATGACCGTGATGATGTGCCAGATTTCCTTTCTGTTTCGGGTCAACTAACCTGTAGGGCTGAACTCGAAGGGTTACCTGATGTTTCTTTGCCACTGACTGGGTTAAAAACTGCCCGTGTGGaggtatcatcattccaccactGTGTTCAAGCTTCAGAGCCTACTGGTGATAAGCAATCTCTGCTATTTCAACCACCACTAGGAAATTTCGTTTTGATGCACTATCAAGCTCCATGCAACATCAATCCACCTGTGAAAGGGTTCTACCAGTTGTCTATGGTATCTGAGAATGAAGGTGCTTTTCTATTTAAGCTGAGACTGATGGAGGGTTACAAGTCCCCGTTTCTTATGGAATTTTGCATGGTTACAATGCCATTTCCTCGAAGAAGAGTTGCATCATATGACGGAAATCCATCAGTTGGGACGGTTTCAATGACAGAACATTTAATTGAGTGGAGAATTGTTTCAAGTGGCCGGGGCCTCAGTGGTAGGAGCATTGAAGCTACCTTCTCTGGTACTGTTAAATTTCATCCTAGAACAACGCAACGAGTAAATTCATCATTTCGGTCGGTCGTGACCACTGCATTTGCTGAAGATAGTGATTGTGAGGAAGATAACGCTAAGAATGGTGCCAACTTGGATGACTACCTCATGGAAAAAATGAACAAAGACCTTCAAGCAGTTGACTTGGAAGAGCCATTGTCTTGGCAGGCTTATAATTATGCTAAG GTGTCTTTTAAGATAGTTGGTGGTACCCTGTCTGGTCTTATAATCGACCCAAGATCT